The sequence CGTTGCGGATCGCCGAGATGCCCTTGATCCGATCGTCGTTCACCAATTCGGCGATTCGCTCCTCGATCCGATCGCGGGCTTGCTGGAACGGAATCTCGTTGACGACGATCCGGAACCGGCCCTTGCCGTATTCTTCGATGCGGGTGCGGGCGCGCAGCGTGATCGTGCCGCGGCCCGAATGGTAACCGCGGCGGATGCCCGTGCGCCCCATCACGACTCCGCCGGTCGGGAAATCCGGCCCCGGCACGATCTCAAGCAGCTCGTCGATTGAAACGTTCGGCTCATCGATTAGCTTCACGAGCGCTTCGCAGATTTCGCCAAGGTTGTGCGGCGGGATCGAGGTGGCCATGCCGACCGCGATGCCATTGGCGCCGTTGACCATCAAATTCGGGAATTTCGACGGCAGGACGGTCGGCTCGAGATGCCGTTCGTCGTAGGTTGGCACGTAATCGACCGTGTCGAGCTTGAGGTCTTCAAGCAGCAGCGCCGCAATCGGCGACATGCGGGCTTCGGTGTACCGCATCGCGGCCGGCGGCAGCCCGGCGATTGAGCCGAAGTTCCCCTGCTTGTCGATCAGCACGTGGCGCATGTTCCACTCCTGGGCCATGCGGACCAGGGTGGGATAGATCACGCTCTCGCCGTGCGGATGATAGTTGCCGCTCGTGTCGCCGGAGATTTTGGCGCACTTGACGCGGCTGGCGCCCGGCGTGAGATTCAGGTCGTTCATCGCGACGAGAATTCGCCGCTGCGACGGCTTGAGCCCGTCGCGCACATCGGGCAACGCCCGCGCCACGATCACGCTCATCGCGTAAGTCAGGTAGCTATCCTTCAGCTCCTGCTCGATCGGCAACTCGATAATCCGCCCCGGCGGCGGCGCGGCGGCGCCTGAGCCGTTGCTTCCCGCGCCGTTTTCCAGGCCGTCTCCCGCTTCGGCATCGCCATTGCCGGCGGGGAGCGAATTCTCGGGCTCGTTAGGGTCGCTTGGTTCGTTGGAATCGGTAGACAAACAACAGTCCTTTCAGCGAAGACATCCTGGCTCTGGCCGATCCGTCCGAATTGCCCAGAGTGGCAAGCCAAATTGTGCGATTTTGAAGCCCGGATTGTATCGCTTTTCGGGGTTGCCGACAACCGCTTGGCGGGCGCGAAAAGCCGATTGCAAGTCTTTTTGCCATTTTGACTTGCATTCACCGGCCTCGGGCTGAAACCGAGCGCGGCACGGAAGCGGAAAAACGAGGCGTTTTCTGCCCCAATTTAGAGACGCGAAAGGGCGGAACGTTGCTCGAAATAACCGAGCGTTTGGAGACATTCGACCAGCCGTCTGGCGACCGGGCCGGCGCTGGCGGCCGCGTCGCCGGCGTGTTCCAAAACGACGACGAAGGCCACTTGCGGGTTGTCGGCCGGCGCGTAGCCGGCGAACCATGCATGGTCGGCTGTGCCGTCGCCCGTCTCGGCGGTGCCGGTCTTGCCGGCGATCGAGACGCCCTCGAGGGCGATCGTCGCGTGCCCGGTGCCTTGCGAATCCGCCACCACGCGGCGCAGCCCCTCGCGAACGATGTCGAGCTTCCGCGAATCGAGACCTGGGATTGGTTGCGGCGCGGAAATGCCAAGGTCGGGCAGATCGGAATCGCCGGCCGAATCGCCCGAGTCCGATACGGGCAAGCTAATCCGCTCAGCGACGTGCGGCGTGACCAATTGCCCGCCGTTGGCAATCGCCGCCATCATCCGCACGACTTGCAACGGAGTGGCGGTCAACGAGCCCTGACCGATCGCCAAAGTCTCGGCGTCTTCGTGACGGCGCGGCCTGCTCGTCGACGGGGGCGCCGCCGCTTCGATCGCCGGCAGGTTTCCGGCCACTTCTCCCGCGAGATCAATCCCCGCGCGGGCGCCGAAGCCGAAGCGGCGCCCCCAATCCACCAGCCGCCCGGCCCCGAGCTGTTCCGCGTGGTGAAAGAAATAAACGTTGCAGCTTTGGGCCAGCGCATCGACGAGCGTCATCGGGCCATGTCCGATTCCATAACGTCGATAGATCATGCACCTCTGGCTTTCGGGCGAGTTCAAGTAGCCCTGGCAAACAAACGGCCGGTTTGGATCGAATGCCGAGCTGTCGAGCAAAGCAATCGCCGAGACCGTCTTGAAAACGGAACCGGGCGGAAGGGCCATTTGAATCGTACGGTCGAAGAGCGGATGTCCCGGATCGGCAAGGGACCGCTGGATGCCGGCCGCGTCCGAGTCGGCAAACACAGCCGGCTCGAAGCGCGGAGCGCTGGCGGCGGCCAGGATCGCCCCGTTGCGGACCTCGATCACCACGATGGCTCCTCCTGATGTCCGCTGGCCACGATCATCTGAGATCGAAACTCGTCTGGACAGGGCGGCATCCAAAAGTGCTTCGGCCGAGCGCTCGAGCGCCGGATCCACGGTGAGCACCAAATCGTGCCCCGCGACAGGATCGCGTTCGATTTTCGTAGCGAGCAGTCGTCCGTGATGGTCGAGCCGGTCGAGCGCTGCGCCGTCTTGACCGCGGAGCAGCGCATCGTATTGCCGCTCGACTCCCGCCTGGCCGCCGCGGCCAGCCGCGTTCGGCGCCGCGCGAACGTATCCCAGCAAATGCGCGGCCGAGGACTTGCCGGGATAAACTCGCCGGCTGCCGCGAATGATCTGGACGCCCGGATACGCTTCCGGGCACCCTTCGATCTCGGCCACGGCCTCGAGCGAAAGGCCCTCGAAGACGACGTGTTCCTGAAGTTCCTCAGCGACCGTGATGGCTGCCGGCGGTTCGTCGTTGGCTTGAAAAAGGGCCTTGAACAGCGTGCGCCCCGCGGCCGAGAGCCAGGAGTCGTCTGGCGAGGCGTTCTCCTGCGCTGAATCGGCTCGTCCGCGCTCGTCCGCTTGGCGAGAGTTGCCGGGGCGGTTCACTCGTTCCGACAATTCGCGAACGTGCACCTGAATTCGGCCGCAGCGGGCTTGCCACTCTTCGCTCGACAGCCCGCAAAGTTCAGCCAGCCGGCGCTGCATTTCGGCCCGCTCGCCGCGAAGGCGGGCTTCCTCCGCGGCCAAGCGCTCGGGCTGCCGGCGCTCGCGCGGGGTCAATCGCGATCGAGCGGTCGTACGGAGCCAGTGCGGATCGGGTGGCTCTTCCAGGTAGCGATAGCGTAGGGCCAAGGCGATGAGCGGCTCGTCGGCGGCGAGCACCGTCCCGTCGCGGGCCAGGATCC is a genomic window of Pirellulales bacterium containing:
- a CDS encoding DNA gyrase subunit A, coding for MSVIVARALPDVRDGLKPSQRRILVAMNDLNLTPGASRVKCAKISGDTSGNYHPHGESVIYPTLVRMAQEWNMRHVLIDKQGNFGSIAGLPPAAMRYTEARMSPIAALLLEDLKLDTVDYVPTYDERHLEPTVLPSKFPNLMVNGANGIAVGMATSIPPHNLGEICEALVKLIDEPNVSIDELLEIVPGPDFPTGGVVMGRTGIRRGYHSGRGTITLRARTRIEEYGKGRFRIVVNEIPFQQARDRIEERIAELVNDDRIKGISAIRN
- a CDS encoding penicillin-binding transpeptidase domain-containing protein gives rise to the protein MSVPTQRLRWLLAGFVIACAGVFGRLVVLEIGYGDEYRAESTRPIERSRIVPATRGRILARDGTVLAADEPLIALALRYRYLEEPPDPHWLRTTARSRLTPRERRQPERLAAEEARLRGERAEMQRRLAELCGLSSEEWQARCGRIQVHVRELSERVNRPGNSRQADERGRADSAQENASPDDSWLSAAGRTLFKALFQANDEPPAAITVAEELQEHVVFEGLSLEAVAEIEGCPEAYPGVQIIRGSRRVYPGKSSAAHLLGYVRAAPNAAGRGGQAGVERQYDALLRGQDGAALDRLDHHGRLLATKIERDPVAGHDLVLTVDPALERSAEALLDAALSRRVSISDDRGQRTSGGAIVVIEVRNGAILAAASAPRFEPAVFADSDAAGIQRSLADPGHPLFDRTIQMALPPGSVFKTVSAIALLDSSAFDPNRPFVCQGYLNSPESQRCMIYRRYGIGHGPMTLVDALAQSCNVYFFHHAEQLGAGRLVDWGRRFGFGARAGIDLAGEVAGNLPAIEAAAPPSTSRPRRHEDAETLAIGQGSLTATPLQVVRMMAAIANGGQLVTPHVAERISLPVSDSGDSAGDSDLPDLGISAPQPIPGLDSRKLDIVREGLRRVVADSQGTGHATIALEGVSIAGKTGTAETGDGTADHAWFAGYAPADNPQVAFVVVLEHAGDAAASAGPVARRLVECLQTLGYFEQRSALSRL